The Paracoccus sp. MA genome contains a region encoding:
- a CDS encoding FCD domain-containing protein, translating into MASEVNKGPPAAETTARHIEDLILEGSLRPGDPLLPEREMALRLNVSRPTLRQGIRMLEEKGLIVADPAGGRRVAALATSITDPLVELMASRGEVVDDYLELRGTLEGMAASLAATRANDVDRATLARCMERIDLAHEEADPRHEAEADVDLHIAVYEASHNIVLLQIMRALSGMLRKGVFHNREKLYARPEVRDVLRAQHRAIHDAIMARDPEAAARAAQDHMSYTKRVRAEIMAAEARLEISLRRIEGGSLTARN; encoded by the coding sequence ATGGCCAGCGAAGTGAACAAAGGTCCCCCCGCCGCGGAAACCACCGCCCGGCATATCGAGGACCTGATTCTCGAAGGCTCGCTGCGTCCCGGCGACCCGCTGCTGCCCGAGCGCGAGATGGCGCTGCGCCTGAACGTCTCGCGCCCGACTTTGCGCCAAGGCATCCGCATGCTGGAAGAAAAGGGGCTGATCGTCGCCGATCCGGCCGGCGGGCGGCGTGTGGCGGCGCTGGCCACCAGCATCACCGATCCGCTGGTCGAGTTGATGGCCTCGCGCGGGGAGGTGGTGGACGACTATCTGGAACTGCGCGGCACGCTGGAGGGCATGGCGGCAAGCCTGGCCGCGACGCGGGCCAATGACGTGGACCGCGCGACGCTGGCCCGCTGCATGGAGCGCATCGACCTGGCCCATGAGGAGGCCGATCCCCGCCACGAGGCCGAGGCCGATGTCGACCTGCATATCGCGGTCTACGAGGCCAGCCACAACATCGTGCTGCTGCAGATCATGCGGGCGCTGTCGGGCATGCTGCGCAAGGGCGTGTTCCACAACCGCGAAAAGCTTTATGCCCGGCCCGAGGTGCGCGACGTGCTGCGCGCCCAGCACCGCGCCATCCACGACGCGATCATGGCCCGCGACCCCGAGGCGGCGGCCCGTGCCGCCCAGGATCACATGAGCTATACCAAGCGCGTCCGCGCCGAGATCATGGCCGCCGAGGCGCGGCTGGAAATCTCGTTGCGCCGCATCGAGGGCGGCAGCCTGACCGCGCGCAACTGA
- the dld gene encoding D-lactate dehydrogenase has protein sequence MTRPGHAEAAADRGPLLDRLREIVGPAHVLTADRATRRYTRGFRYGEGPVAAVVRPGSLVQMWRVLNAAVASGRAVILQAANTGLTGGSTPWGQDYDREIVLLSVMRLRGIHLLGAGEQVLCLPGATLDALEKRLRPLGREPHSVIGSSCIGASVLGGICNNSGGALIQRGPAYTEMSLYAEVRADGSVALVNHLGLDLGDDPEDILARVEAGDLPAPAPTDAWASDREYADHVRDIEAATPARFNADPRRLHESSGCAGKLAVFAVRLDTFQAEKDTAVFYIGSNDPDELTRIRRHILANFDSLPIAGEYIHREAYDVAAKYGKDTFLFIRHAGTDRMPALFAAKARMDALTERLGLGATLSDRLAQGIAALAPQHLPKRMNAFRDRYEHHLLLRMGGTGIAEARDYLSAIFPSAQGDMFECTPEEGKAAFLHRFAVAGAAVRYRAIHAREVEDIVALDIALRRNDRDWIERLPPELDAKIEKKLYYGHFFCHVFHQDYVVKKGQDCLAVEHEMWRLLDDRGAEYPAEHNVGHLYNAKPELAGFYRQLDPTNSLNPGIGQTSKCAHWH, from the coding sequence ATGACGCGACCCGGCCATGCCGAGGCAGCCGCAGACCGTGGGCCATTGCTGGATCGCCTGCGCGAAATCGTGGGGCCGGCGCATGTGCTGACCGCCGACCGCGCCACCCGCCGCTATACCCGCGGCTTCCGCTATGGCGAGGGGCCGGTCGCGGCGGTGGTCCGCCCCGGCTCGCTGGTGCAGATGTGGCGGGTGCTGAACGCCGCCGTCGCCTCGGGCCGCGCGGTGATCCTGCAGGCGGCGAATACCGGGCTGACCGGCGGCTCGACCCCCTGGGGCCAGGATTACGACCGCGAGATCGTGCTGCTCTCGGTCATGCGCCTGCGCGGCATCCATCTGCTCGGCGCCGGCGAACAGGTGCTCTGCCTGCCCGGCGCCACGCTCGACGCGCTGGAAAAGCGCCTGCGCCCGCTGGGACGAGAGCCGCATTCGGTGATCGGCTCAAGCTGCATCGGCGCCTCGGTTCTGGGCGGCATCTGCAACAATTCCGGCGGCGCGCTGATCCAGCGCGGCCCGGCCTATACCGAGATGAGCCTTTACGCCGAGGTGCGCGCCGACGGCTCGGTGGCGTTGGTCAACCATCTGGGCCTCGACCTCGGCGACGACCCCGAGGACATCCTCGCCCGCGTCGAGGCGGGCGACCTGCCTGCGCCTGCGCCCACCGACGCCTGGGCCTCGGACCGCGAATATGCCGACCATGTCCGCGACATCGAGGCCGCGACGCCCGCCCGCTTCAACGCCGACCCGCGCCGGCTGCACGAATCCTCGGGCTGCGCCGGCAAGCTCGCGGTCTTTGCCGTGCGGCTGGACACGTTCCAGGCCGAAAAGGACACGGCGGTCTTCTATATCGGCAGCAACGACCCCGACGAGCTGACCCGGATCCGCCGCCATATCCTGGCCAATTTCGACAGCCTGCCCATCGCCGGCGAATACATCCACCGCGAAGCCTATGACGTGGCGGCAAAATACGGCAAGGACACCTTCCTGTTCATCCGCCATGCCGGCACCGACCGCATGCCGGCCCTGTTCGCCGCCAAGGCGCGCATGGACGCGCTGACCGAGCGGCTGGGACTGGGCGCCACCCTTTCCGACCGGCTGGCGCAGGGGATCGCCGCGCTGGCGCCCCAGCACCTGCCCAAGCGGATGAACGCCTTCCGCGACCGCTACGAGCACCACCTGCTGCTGCGCATGGGCGGCACGGGCATCGCCGAGGCGCGCGACTATCTCTCAGCCATCTTCCCCTCGGCGCAGGGCGACATGTTCGAATGCACCCCCGAGGAGGGCAAGGCCGCCTTCCTGCACCGTTTCGCCGTGGCCGGCGCCGCCGTGCGCTACCGCGCCATCCATGCCCGCGAGGTCGAGGACATCGTGGCCCTCGACATCGCCCTGCGCCGCAACGACCGCGACTGGATCGAGCGCCTGCCGCCCGAGCTCGACGCCAAGATCGAGAAGAAGCTCTATTACGGCCATTTCTTCTGCCACGTCTTCCATCAGGATTACGTGGTGAAAAAGGGCCAGGACTGCCTGGCCGTGGAACATGAGATGTGGCGCCTGCTGGACGACCGCGGCGCCGAATACCCGGCCGAGCACAATGTCGGCCACCTTTACAACGCCAAGCCGGAGCTGGCGGGCTTCTATCGGCAGCTGGACCCGACCAACAGCCTGAACCCCGGCATCGGCCAGACCTCGAAATGCGCGCATTGGCACTAG
- a CDS encoding L-lactate permease, whose product MAGLITFILALLPIATVFVLLVVLAKSAKFSMLVAYLVTVATALLIWGTQLNTVMGATVNGVVTAVSLLYIVFGAILMLYTLEESGGIRSIRAGFTSISPDRRVQAIIIAWLFGSLIEGASGFGTPAAIAAPLLVAIGFPAMAAVMVTLIIQSTPVSFGAVGTPILVGVRTGLADQQIVESTIAPMAFGDYLLEIAVKVATLHGLIGFLIPLILVGMLTRFFGANRSFAEGFRIWKFALFAGLAFTVPYYIIAATLGPEFPSLLGGIIGLLIVVPAAQRGFLIPKESFDFPPRRDWNDNWVGKLDDLEDHNAHKPVMPLAKAWAPYVFVVALLVVTRSIAPIKAWLTSPEMTIAFRDLFGSGINASVQVLFLPGTILILASLFTFVLHGMSGRDYGRALKSSGTTMIAAAPALLLAVPMVQVFLNSASDSYASMPIVLAQGVSSVVGDAWPMFAPLIGAMGAFVAGSNTVSNMMFSLFQFSTAEQIGLGAAGAGTVVALQAIGGAAGNMICVHNVVAASATVGLTDREGAIIRQTLIPMAYYVVQGGLIGFALLTGNLMWWAAAAIWAAAVLFFMSRSRGSVPATVTN is encoded by the coding sequence ATGGCTGGACTAATCACATTCATCCTGGCCCTGCTGCCCATCGCCACGGTCTTCGTGCTGCTGGTGGTGCTGGCGAAATCGGCCAAGTTCTCGATGCTGGTGGCCTATCTCGTCACCGTCGCCACCGCCCTGCTGATCTGGGGCACCCAGCTGAACACGGTCATGGGCGCCACGGTGAACGGCGTCGTGACCGCCGTCAGCCTGCTCTACATCGTGTTCGGCGCCATCCTGATGCTCTACACGCTCGAGGAAAGCGGCGGCATCCGCTCGATCCGGGCCGGCTTCACCTCGATCTCGCCCGACCGGCGGGTGCAGGCGATCATCATCGCCTGGCTCTTCGGCTCGCTGATCGAGGGCGCCTCGGGCTTCGGCACGCCGGCGGCCATCGCCGCGCCGCTGCTGGTCGCCATCGGCTTTCCCGCCATGGCCGCCGTCATGGTGACGCTGATCATCCAGAGCACGCCGGTATCCTTCGGCGCGGTCGGCACGCCGATCCTGGTCGGCGTGCGCACCGGGCTGGCCGACCAGCAGATCGTCGAGTCCACCATCGCCCCGATGGCCTTCGGCGACTACCTGCTGGAGATCGCGGTCAAGGTCGCCACCCTCCACGGGCTGATCGGCTTCCTGATCCCGCTGATCCTGGTCGGCATGCTGACCCGCTTCTTCGGCGCCAACCGCTCCTTTGCCGAGGGCTTCCGCATCTGGAAATTCGCGCTGTTCGCGGGCCTCGCCTTCACCGTGCCCTATTACATCATCGCCGCGACCTTGGGGCCGGAATTCCCCTCGCTGCTGGGCGGCATCATCGGGCTGCTGATCGTGGTGCCGGCGGCGCAGCGCGGCTTCCTGATCCCGAAGGAAAGCTTCGACTTCCCGCCGCGCCGCGACTGGAACGACAACTGGGTCGGCAAGCTCGACGATCTCGAGGATCACAACGCCCACAAGCCGGTGATGCCGCTGGCCAAGGCATGGGCGCCCTATGTCTTCGTCGTGGCGCTGCTGGTCGTCACCCGCTCGATCGCGCCGATCAAGGCATGGCTCACCTCGCCCGAGATGACGATCGCCTTCCGCGACCTGTTCGGCTCGGGCATCAACGCCTCGGTGCAGGTGCTGTTCCTGCCCGGCACCATCCTGATCCTGGCCTCGCTCTTCACCTTCGTGCTGCATGGCATGTCGGGGCGCGACTACGGGCGGGCGCTGAAATCCTCGGGCACGACCATGATCGCCGCCGCCCCGGCGCTGCTGCTGGCGGTGCCGATGGTGCAGGTGTTCCTGAACTCGGCCTCGGACAGCTATGCCAGCATGCCCATCGTGCTGGCCCAGGGCGTTTCCTCGGTGGTGGGGGATGCCTGGCCGATGTTCGCACCGCTGATCGGGGCCATGGGCGCCTTCGTCGCCGGCTCGAACACGGTCAGCAACATGATGTTCTCGCTCTTCCAGTTCTCGACCGCCGAACAGATCGGCCTGGGGGCGGCGGGCGCGGGCACCGTGGTGGCGCTGCAGGCCATCGGGGGCGCGGCGGGCAACATGATCTGCGTGCATAACGTCGTCGCCGCCTCGGCCACCGTCGGCCTGACCGACCGCGAGGGCGCGATCATCCGCCAGACCCTGATCCCCATGGCCTATTACGTGGTGCAGGGCGGGCTGATCGGCTTTGCGCTCTTGACCGGCAACCTGATGTGGTGGGCCGCCGCCGCGATCTGGGCCGCCGCGGTGCTGTTCTTCATGTCGCGCAGCCGCGGTTCCGTGCCGGCCACCGTGACCAACTAG
- a CDS encoding (Fe-S)-binding protein, translating to MTGEPKPTVGLFVTCLVDAIRPQIGFATLQLLEEAGCVVEVPQAQTCCGQPALNSGDDRDAAHLARQTIAAFEGYDYVVLPSGSCAATMVHGYPDLLAGDPDWAARARAMAAKTHEITSFLADVMGYAPAGRRLNASATYHDSCSGLRELGIAAQPRALLSHVEGLEMRGLPGNDVCCGFGGTFCVKYSDISNAIVTEKAEAIEETGAEILLAGDLGCLMNMAGKLNRRGAKTRCFHTVEVLAGQADGPAIGEEAL from the coding sequence ATGACCGGAGAGCCAAAACCGACGGTCGGTCTGTTCGTGACCTGCCTTGTCGACGCCATCCGCCCGCAGATCGGCTTCGCAACCCTTCAGCTTCTTGAGGAAGCGGGCTGCGTGGTCGAGGTGCCGCAGGCCCAGACCTGCTGCGGCCAGCCGGCGCTGAACAGCGGCGACGACCGCGATGCGGCGCATCTGGCCCGCCAGACCATCGCGGCCTTCGAGGGCTACGACTATGTCGTCCTGCCCTCGGGCTCCTGCGCGGCAACCATGGTGCATGGCTATCCGGACCTTCTGGCGGGCGACCCGGACTGGGCCGCCCGCGCCAGAGCCATGGCCGCGAAAACCCATGAGATCACCAGTTTCCTGGCCGATGTCATGGGCTACGCGCCCGCGGGGCGGAGGCTCAATGCCTCCGCCACCTATCACGACAGCTGCTCGGGCCTGCGCGAGCTTGGCATCGCCGCCCAGCCCCGCGCGCTGCTCAGCCATGTGGAAGGGCTGGAGATGCGCGGCCTGCCCGGCAACGATGTCTGCTGCGGCTTCGGCGGCACCTTCTGCGTGAAATATTCCGACATCTCGAACGCCATCGTCACCGAAAAGGCCGAGGCCATCGAGGAGACCGGCGCCGAGATCCTGCTGGCCGGCGATCTCGGCTGCCTGATGAACATGGCCGGCAAGCTCAACCGCCGCGGCGCAAAGACCCGCTGCTTCCACACCGTCGAGGTTCTGGCCGGCCAGGCGGATGGCCCCGCCATCGGCGAGGAGGCATTATGA
- a CDS encoding LutB/LldF family L-lactate oxidation iron-sulfur protein produces MSALPDFKNRARAALADPVLKVAIDRTTGNAERKRAAAVAAFPEFEAARARGKAIKDHVTAHIDHYLEQFERNATARGAQVHWAADDAEARAIVTRICLAADAKLVTRAKSMLGEEIGLPHALADAGIERVETDLAEHIIQLAGEAPSHIIWPAMHRTREQVAELFKAGHQPPPAAEDPATMVQSARRVLRQKFLSADIGISGANFLVADTGATCTVTNEGNAELTTTPPRIHIVTAGIEKLVPSTAHAFALLRLLVRSATGGEMTQYTTFHAGPRRPGDADGPEEMHIVLVDNGRSRMLANEFREMLRCIRCGACMNHCVVYRQIGGHAYGGTYPGPMGSVLTPVLDGLAASRDLPNACTMNGRCAEVCPVGIPLPTLLRAWRRRSWREGLEPGSLRAGIGIWAQLARRPRLYRLATRIGLPLMRLFGKGGWIARLPLAGGWTAHRDLPRPAARSFMDQYRARQKGRK; encoded by the coding sequence ATGAGCGCCCTGCCCGATTTCAAGAACCGCGCCAGGGCGGCACTGGCCGACCCGGTGCTGAAGGTCGCCATCGACCGCACTACCGGCAATGCCGAAAGGAAGCGCGCCGCCGCCGTCGCCGCCTTCCCGGAATTCGAAGCCGCCCGCGCCCGCGGCAAGGCGATCAAGGACCATGTCACCGCCCATATCGACCATTACCTGGAACAGTTCGAGCGAAACGCCACCGCCCGCGGCGCCCAGGTCCACTGGGCTGCCGACGATGCCGAGGCCCGCGCCATCGTCACCCGCATCTGCCTGGCCGCCGACGCGAAGCTCGTGACCCGTGCCAAATCCATGCTGGGCGAGGAAATCGGCCTGCCCCACGCCCTTGCCGATGCCGGCATCGAGCGGGTCGAGACCGACCTGGCCGAGCACATCATCCAGCTGGCGGGCGAGGCCCCCTCGCATATCATCTGGCCCGCCATGCACCGCACCCGCGAACAGGTGGCCGAGCTTTTCAAGGCCGGCCACCAGCCGCCGCCCGCCGCCGAGGACCCGGCGACCATGGTGCAAAGCGCCCGCCGGGTGCTGCGTCAGAAATTCCTGTCCGCCGATATCGGCATATCCGGCGCGAATTTCCTGGTCGCCGATACCGGCGCCACCTGCACGGTCACGAACGAGGGCAATGCAGAGCTGACCACCACGCCGCCGCGCATCCATATCGTGACCGCGGGAATCGAGAAGCTGGTGCCCTCGACCGCCCATGCCTTCGCGCTGCTGCGCCTGCTGGTGCGTTCGGCCACCGGCGGCGAGATGACGCAATACACCACCTTCCACGCCGGCCCCAGGCGCCCCGGCGATGCCGACGGCCCCGAGGAGATGCATATCGTCCTGGTCGATAACGGCCGCAGCCGGATGCTGGCGAACGAGTTCCGCGAGATGCTGCGCTGCATCCGCTGCGGCGCCTGCATGAACCATTGCGTGGTCTATCGCCAGATCGGCGGCCATGCCTATGGCGGCACCTATCCCGGCCCGATGGGCTCGGTCCTGACGCCGGTGCTGGACGGGCTGGCGGCGTCCCGCGACCTGCCCAATGCCTGCACCATGAACGGCCGCTGCGCCGAGGTCTGCCCGGTCGGCATCCCGCTGCCCACCCTTCTGCGCGCCTGGCGCCGCCGCAGCTGGCGCGAGGGGCTGGAGCCCGGATCGCTCCGCGCCGGCATCGGGATCTGGGCGCAATTGGCCCGCCGCCCCCGGCTCTATCGCCTCGCCACCCGCATCGGCCTGCCGCTGATGCGGCTGTTCGGCAAGGGCGGCTGGATCGCGCGCCTGCCGCTGGCCGGGGGCTGGACCGCGCATCGCGACCTGCCCCGCCCGGCGGCCCGCAGCTTCATGGACCAATACCGCGCCCGGCAGAAAGGCCGCAAATGA
- a CDS encoding LUD domain-containing protein, producing MTARTRILSAIRTALGPGKPPAQIAAEAAALLDPADIARPRLAAPSLPDAFAQKATALGTSIDRVASLADVPRAMARYLDAHGLPPRFAMQPAPDLAALDWQGLAPHPGLAPDEPAALGLALHGIAESGSLVIHSGPENPILMAFLPLHHVVLLREATLLPYLEDYAARLSAETVPRNAILITGPSGTTDIEGSYVRGAHGPGFLHVILIAEPG from the coding sequence ATGACCGCCCGCACCCGCATCCTTTCGGCGATCCGCACGGCCCTCGGCCCCGGCAAGCCGCCGGCGCAGATCGCGGCCGAGGCCGCCGCCCTGCTCGACCCCGCCGACATCGCCCGCCCGCGCCTGGCCGCGCCGAGCCTGCCCGACGCCTTCGCGCAGAAGGCGACCGCGCTCGGCACCAGCATCGACCGCGTGGCCAGCCTGGCCGATGTGCCGCGGGCCATGGCCCGCTATCTCGACGCCCATGGCCTGCCGCCCCGCTTCGCCATGCAGCCCGCGCCGGACCTGGCGGCGCTTGACTGGCAGGGCCTCGCCCCGCATCCGGGCCTCGCCCCGGATGAGCCCGCCGCGCTCGGCCTTGCGCTGCACGGCATCGCAGAAAGCGGCTCGCTGGTCATCCATTCGGGACCGGAAAACCCGATCCTCATGGCCTTCCTGCCGCTGCACCATGTCGTGCTGCTGCGCGAAGCCACGCTCCTGCCCTATCTGGAAGACTACGCCGCCCGCCTCTCGGCCGAGACCGTGCCGCGCAACGCCATCCTCATCACCGGCCCCAGCGGCACCACCGATATCGAGGGCAGCTATGTGCGCGGCGCCCACGGCCCCGGCTTCCTGCATGTGATCCTGATCGCGGAACCGGGCTGA
- a CDS encoding 2'-5' RNA ligase family protein produces the protein MTDAPQTQERPQDIPREHFLLFVAIPPPGVAARIEDAWRLANRRDRFRRATLHMTILPVLRTPQLAPGMAEALGRPLDGLDFPAFDLVLDRLTTFGPPRRRDRPLVLVGQQENPAPDALCQTLWQRLAAAGLAVARHRVTPHVTLAYGKPLPPEGISVPPVHWRVDELVLIDSLQGLGRHVPLARWRLP, from the coding sequence ATGACCGACGCCCCGCAAACGCAGGAAAGGCCGCAGGACATCCCCCGCGAGCATTTCCTGCTTTTCGTCGCCATCCCGCCGCCCGGGGTGGCGGCGCGGATCGAGGACGCCTGGCGCCTCGCGAACCGCCGCGACCGCTTTCGCCGCGCCACGCTGCACATGACCATCCTGCCGGTGCTGCGCACCCCGCAGCTGGCGCCGGGCATGGCCGAGGCGCTTGGCCGGCCGCTCGACGGGCTCGACTTTCCCGCCTTCGACCTGGTGCTGGACCGGCTGACCACCTTCGGCCCGCCGCGCCGCCGCGACCGGCCGCTGGTGCTGGTCGGCCAGCAGGAAAACCCCGCCCCGGACGCGCTGTGCCAGACGCTCTGGCAGCGCCTCGCTGCCGCCGGGCTGGCCGTCGCCCGCCACCGCGTCACCCCGCATGTGACCCTGGCCTATGGCAAGCCCCTGCCGCCCGAAGGCATCTCCGTGCCGCCGGTGCATTGGCGGGTGGACGAGCTGGTGCTGATCGACAGCCTGCAGGGCCTGGGCCGGCATGTTCCGCTGGCGCGCTGGCGGCTGCCCTGA
- a CDS encoding GntR family transcriptional regulator, translating into MSAGSEETLAVRISRVLADRIVSGEIGPGERLRQDHIAEEFGASHVPVREAFRRLEAQGLAISEPRRGVRVAAFDLPEVKEVAEMRAALEELALRHAAPHLTPAILHAAEEATKAGDASRDVRSWEAANRRFHKLILTPCAMPRLLAAIDDLHAASARFLFAAWQSNWETRTDHDHRAILAALRKGEVDLACATLARHVRWIGRRPVPASGDKLRDAFAIHG; encoded by the coding sequence ATGAGCGCAGGATCGGAAGAAACCCTGGCGGTCCGCATCAGCCGCGTGCTGGCCGACCGGATCGTATCGGGCGAGATCGGCCCGGGCGAGCGGCTGCGCCAGGACCATATCGCCGAGGAATTCGGCGCCAGCCACGTCCCGGTGCGCGAGGCCTTCCGCCGGCTGGAAGCCCAGGGCCTGGCGATCAGCGAACCGCGCCGCGGCGTGCGCGTCGCCGCCTTCGACCTGCCCGAGGTCAAGGAGGTGGCCGAGATGCGCGCCGCGCTGGAAGAACTGGCGCTGCGCCACGCCGCGCCGCACCTGACCCCGGCGATCCTGCACGCGGCGGAAGAGGCGACCAAGGCCGGCGACGCCTCGCGCGACGTGCGCAGCTGGGAGGCGGCGAACCGCCGTTTCCACAAGCTGATCCTGACCCCCTGCGCCATGCCGCGCCTGCTCGCCGCCATCGACGACCTGCATGCGGCCAGCGCCCGGTTCCTGTTCGCCGCCTGGCAGTCGAACTGGGAAACGCGCACCGACCACGACCACCGCGCCATCCTCGCCGCGCTGCGCAAGGGCGAGGTAGACCTGGCTTGCGCCACGCTGGCGCGGCATGTGCGCTGGATCGGCCGCCGCCCGGTGCCCGCCAGCGGCGACAAGCTGCGCGACGCCTTCGCCATCCACGGCTAG
- a CDS encoding methyltransferase domain-containing protein produces MNALAGRVARSFARGMATYDGAALAQRRIAARLFAAYRRAAPGHCPARVLEAGYGSGHLTRHLLGLRPARLWLNDLAAPELPGVAADHLPGDIAEVALPGAVELAASASMIQWVPDPARVVGRLCRAVAPGGWLALSGFAPGHFPELRDLGSRAAAPSYLTGAEMAALLPAGWRVGGAGEWRIALHFPGALEVLRHLRATGVNACAGQIRSPGALRDFMARYEARQGGGRGVALTYVASWLVARKTP; encoded by the coding sequence ATGAACGCGCTGGCCGGGCGGGTGGCGCGGTCCTTCGCGCGCGGCATGGCGACCTATGACGGGGCGGCGCTGGCGCAAAGGCGGATCGCGGCGCGGCTGTTCGCGGCCTATCGCCGCGCCGCGCCGGGGCATTGCCCGGCAAGGGTGCTGGAGGCGGGTTATGGTTCGGGCCACCTGACCCGGCACCTGTTGGGGTTGCGGCCGGCGCGGCTGTGGCTGAACGATCTGGCGGCGCCGGAACTGCCGGGGGTCGCGGCGGACCACCTGCCGGGCGATATCGCCGAGGTGGCGCTGCCGGGGGCGGTGGAGCTGGCCGCCTCGGCCTCGATGATCCAATGGGTTCCCGATCCGGCGCGGGTCGTCGGCCGGCTGTGCCGGGCGGTGGCGCCGGGCGGCTGGCTGGCGCTCTCGGGCTTCGCGCCCGGACATTTTCCCGAGTTGCGCGACCTTGGCAGCCGGGCGGCGGCGCCGTCCTATCTGACCGGGGCCGAGATGGCGGCGCTGCTGCCGGCGGGCTGGCGGGTCGGCGGCGCGGGGGAATGGCGCATCGCGCTGCATTTCCCCGGCGCGCTGGAGGTGCTGCGGCATCTGCGCGCCACCGGGGTCAACGCCTGCGCCGGGCAAATCCGCTCGCCCGGCGCGCTGCGCGATTTCATGGCGCGTTACGAGGCGCGGCAGGGCGGGGGGCGAGGCGTGGCCCTGACCTATGTCGCAAGCTGGCTGGTGGCGCGGAAGACGCCCTAG
- a CDS encoding pimeloyl-ACP methyl esterase BioG family protein, with the protein MRAEWLRRTGAEELIVVLTGWAVGSAPLRHLAGPADVLVLSDYRELTPPDWPGGYAAMDLVAWSFGVAAACHLPDLRGFRRKVAVCGSWAPCDDDLGIPRDMVRATAENLSEASLRQFARRAGCPMASGGADLAALREELEAVMGRDSGRDPGFDRIWLGAADRIFPPENLRRAWRGGPVELLDCGHNPFAQWRDWSEVLA; encoded by the coding sequence ATGAGGGCGGAATGGCTGCGCCGCACGGGGGCCGAGGAGCTGATCGTGGTGCTGACCGGCTGGGCGGTCGGGTCCGCGCCGCTGCGGCATCTGGCCGGGCCGGCCGATGTGCTGGTGCTGTCGGATTACCGCGAGCTGACGCCGCCGGACTGGCCCGGCGGCTATGCGGCGATGGACCTGGTCGCCTGGTCCTTCGGCGTGGCGGCGGCCTGCCACCTGCCGGACCTGCGGGGCTTTCGCCGCAAGGTGGCGGTTTGCGGTTCTTGGGCGCCTTGCGACGACGATCTGGGGATTCCGCGCGATATGGTGCGCGCCACGGCGGAGAATCTGTCCGAAGCCTCGCTGCGGCAATTCGCGCGGCGGGCGGGGTGTCCCATGGCGTCGGGCGGCGCCGATCTGGCCGCGCTGCGCGAGGAGCTGGAGGCGGTGATGGGCCGGGACAGCGGGCGGGACCCCGGCTTCGACCGCATCTGGCTGGGCGCCGCCGATCGCATCTTTCCGCCGGAGAACCTGCGCCGTGCCTGGCGGGGCGGGCCGGTCGAGTTGCTGGATTGCGGGCATAATCCCTTTGCGCAATGGCGCGACTGGTCCGAGGTGCTGGCATGA